The genomic DNA ATCGAGGCCAAGCGGGCCGGAGGCGACGGCCGCATCCGGATGAAGATGAACGCCCTGGTCGACGAACAGGTCATCGATGCGCTGTACCGGGCGTCGCAGGCCGGGGTGCGGGTCGAGGTCGTGGTCCGAGGTATCTGCGCGCTGCGTCCCGGCGCCGAGGGATTCTCCGAGAACATCGTCGTGCGCTCGATTCTCGGCCGCTTCCTTGAACATTCACGCGTTATTCACTTCAACGCCATCAATGAATTCTGGATCGGCAGCGCCGACATGATGCATCGTAATCTCGACCGACGCGTCGAGGTGATGGCGCAGGTGAAGGACCCGAGACTGACCGAGGAGCTGAGCGGGGTGTTCGATTCGGCAATGGATCCGGCCACCCGTTGCTGGGAGCTGGGTCCGGACGGACACTGGACCGCGCTGCCGCGCGAAGGCGAGAAGGTCCGGGATCACCAGGTGTCGATCATGGAGCGGCACCGCACACCGTAGTTTTCGCCCGGCGGCAACGCACCGCGAAAACCTGATCCCGACAACCACATCCAGGAGCACAGGTGCCGAACAAGACGGCGCACGACACCCCCGCGACGCCGGTGTTCGCGGCCGGGGCGGTGCTGTGGCGCCCCGGCGAGTCCGGAGCGCCACTGATCGCCGTCGTCCACCGACCGCGCTACGACGACTGGTCGCTGCCCAAGGGCAAGGTGGATCCCGGTGAGACCGAACCGGTTACCGCCGTGCGGGAGATCCTGGAAGAGACCGGGTACGAGTCGGTACTGGGCCGCCGGCTGGCCGCCGTCAGCTATCCGCTGGAATACGGCACCAAGAAGGTCCGCTACTGGGCGGCCCGCACGACCGGCGGCGGGTTCAGCCCCAACGCCGAGGTCGACAAGCTCGACTGGCTGCCGGTGACCGAGGCCATGCTCCGGCTGCAATACCCGCACGACCGAAAAGTTCTGCGGCGCTTCACCCGTCGGCCCGCCGATACCCGCACCGTGCTGATCGTCCGGCACGCGACCGCGGGCCGCAAGGCCCGGTACAAGGGCGACGACCGGCTGCGGCCGCTCGACAAGAAAGGCCGGGCACAGGCGGAATCGCTTGTCGGCCAACTGCTCGCTTTCGGTGCCGGCGAGGTCCACGCGGCGTCGCGGACCCGGTGCCACCAGACCGTGGAACCGCTGGCGCAGGAGCTCGGTGTCCGGGTACGGGATGAACCGACGCTGACCGAAGAGGCCTTCGCGGCCGACGCCGACGCGGCCCGCAAGCGGGTGCTGAAGATCGCCGCAAAAGCCGACGACGAAACGGTCCCCGTCATCTGCACGCAGGGCAAGGTGATCCCGGACCTGATTTCGTGGTGGTGCGAGCGCAGCGGCATCCGGCCCGACAAATCGCGTAATCGCAAGGGCAGCATGTGGGTGATGTCACTGCACGGTGACGCGCTCGTCGCCGCGGATCACATCGGCAGCCCACTGCCGACGAAGCGCTGACACTCCACACACAGACACGCCGTGGATCGGTTGATCCACGGCGTGTCCGAGTCGGACCTATCGGATAGGGCTTAGCGGCGGCCCTTCTTGGCGGGAGCAGCCTTCTTGGCCGGTGCGGCCTTCTTGGCGGGAGCGGCCTTCTTGGCCGGAGCCGCAGCCTTCTTCGCCGGTGCGGCCTTCTTGGCGGGAGCGGCCTTCTTGGCCGGAGCCGCAGCCTTCTTCGCCGGAGCGGCCTTCTTGGCGGGAGCGGCCTTCTTGGCCGGAGCCGCAGCCTTCTTCGCCGGAGCGGCCTTCTTGGCCGGAGCGGCCTTCTTGGCCGGAGCCTTGGTGGCGGCGGCCTTCTTGGCGGGA from Mycolicibacterium phocaicum includes the following:
- the mutT1 gene encoding 8-oxo-(d)GTP phosphatase MutT1 gives rise to the protein MPNKTAHDTPATPVFAAGAVLWRPGESGAPLIAVVHRPRYDDWSLPKGKVDPGETEPVTAVREILEETGYESVLGRRLAAVSYPLEYGTKKVRYWAARTTGGGFSPNAEVDKLDWLPVTEAMLRLQYPHDRKVLRRFTRRPADTRTVLIVRHATAGRKARYKGDDRLRPLDKKGRAQAESLVGQLLAFGAGEVHAASRTRCHQTVEPLAQELGVRVRDEPTLTEEAFAADADAARKRVLKIAAKADDETVPVICTQGKVIPDLISWWCERSGIRPDKSRNRKGSMWVMSLHGDALVAADHIGSPLPTKR